From Nilaparvata lugens isolate BPH chromosome 7, ASM1435652v1, whole genome shotgun sequence, one genomic window encodes:
- the LOC120352168 gene encoding complex I assembly factor ACAD9, mitochondrial-like has translation MTDISVIARPTPDKKWSLSGTKMWVANADKSDYFLVVARTWVHKIEELDSIKTSVFIVDKSSNGIKISEPVEQLGSRGISICNVTFEDTIVGEDDLLGNIGDGYDIAVNSLSKGKLARAASRVGLLKKIANMVTEYAIQTKTSGLSLTKYELCRYNLGNIMSDVYAIESLVYLIAGNQDDFSSFDCILEELSADIFSLETSFNVIHRCINIIGPQTVLKDSPLERILRDSYSYLLHDLIPTDVKKIYVATNGLQHAGALAYDEVKKARNPFNFPMFTLKSFIKYDNALKEEPKLPGELRQMVHPSLGVDADKLEVCLIRFDYLVKEMMKRWGKELIDRQYELINLSNYATSMLVMTAVLARASRSYCIGIQNADLERTLCSSLCQQHHKIAMRIFDDLNDGPIDTGRAVLLKVGEDAVDKKGYFFSHPLDRNY, from the coding sequence ATGACGGATATCTCAGTTATTGCGAGACCCACGCCTGATAAGAAGTGGAGTTTGAGTGGAACAAAGATGTGGGTTGCCAATGCCGATAAATCTGACTATTTCTTAGTTGTGGCTAGAACTTGGGTACACAAAATTGAAGAATTGGACTCTATAAAAACTTCCGTCTTTATTGTTGACAAATCTTCAAATGGTATCAAAATCAGTGAACCTGTAGAACAGCTAGGCTCGAGAGGAATCAGCATTTGCAATGTgacatttgaagatacaataGTTGGTGAAGATGATTTGCTAGGAAACATAGGTGATGGATATGATATAGCTGTTAATAGTTTGAGCAAAGGAAAGCTAGCAAGAGCAGCTTCAAGGGTCGGTCTCTTGAAAAAAATTGCTAACATGGTCACCGAGTATGCCATTCAAACTAAAACTTCCGGGCTTTCACTGACCAAATACGAACTGTGTCGGTACAACCTAGGTAACATAATGAGTGATGTATATGCCATTGAAAGCTTAGTTTATCTCATAGCTGGCAATCAAGATGACTTTTCTAGTTTTGATTGCATCCTCGAAGAGTTATCAGCAGATATTTTCAGTTTGGAAACTTCTTTCAATGTCATTCATCGGTGTATAAACATTATAGGCCCACAAACAGTATTGAAAGATTCTCCTCTTGAACGTATTTTGAGAGACTCCTACAGCTATCTATTACACGACTTGATACCGACCGATGTGAAGAAGATTTATGTGGCAACCAATGGACTGCAACATGCGGGTGCATTAGCTTATGATGAGGTGAAGAAAGCTCGAAACCCGTTCAACTTCCCTATGTTTACTCTGAAGAGCTTTATAAAGTACGACAATGCATTGAAAGAAGAGCCAAAGCTACCCGGAGAACTGAGACAGATGGTTCATCCTTCATTGGGTGTGGACGCTGATAAGCTTGAGGTCTGCCTTATTCGGTTTGATTATTTAGTGAAGGAAATGATGAAGCGTTGGGGAAAAGAACTTATTGATAGGCAATACGAACTGATTAATCTTTCTAACTATGCTACATCGATGCTTGTAATGACTGCAGTCCTGGCCAGGGCCTCTCGCTCCTATTGTATTGGTATTCAAAATGCTGATCTGGAAAGAACTCTCTGCAGCAGTCTTTGTCAACAACACCACAAAATTGCGATGAGAATATTCGATGATTTGAATGATGGACCCATTGATACTGGTCGTGCTGTGCTGCTGAAAGTCGGTGAGGATGCAGTCGACAAAAAAGGCTATTTCTTTTCTCATCCTCTTGATAGGAATTACTGA
- the LOC120352288 gene encoding cytochrome P450 4c21-like isoform X1, with protein sequence MGKQRDFFKTIDGDNNNTNNWFIPSIIVELASEPISACVFLRKDRLGEILYRNGILLTNVHYTFLKMLLYFVALMGVIVIYHFWRLHRLNQQTKEIKGLPSLPFIGNAYLLLGLKKAQMTTKVNEIISAHGSILRFWMGPFLWIVVSEPNYLEAIMTSEYATNKSESYQFFRFQADGIFIASGQNWRRLRKIVLPSFHQRLMRNYFNVFKKESRLFTSLLEKEVDKGTFDMHDYVSKFTMDILCGTLMGVESREQTDGNMEFAKNLQLSTVIIKERHYKFHLGFDFIYKMTDGAKKEAQYNTNLHNYVIKIINQRKKLMNELKDKKADDNYDDDDLGRPSYLDLMLSQYEGLSDKEIAIKITDMFIAGSDTTAIAISYSFLLMGMYPEVQEKVYREVIDVMEYGDFEIEKLSRLHYLEMVIKEVLRLYTIPCVVRKLEKELKIGSTVFPAGTRALLSLYAVHRNPKYWSNPLEFHPDHFLPENVSARPKYSYIPFNMGPRNCPGQLFAMLSMKTVIGYAIREYVFHSDLKLTDLEYTDVFMLESENGYPVKITKR encoded by the exons ATGGGAAAAcaaagagattttttcaaaactattgatggagacaataataatactaataattggTTTATTCCTTCAATCATAGTTGAATTGGCTTCAGAGCCGATAAGTGCTTGTGTCTTTTTGAGAAAGGACCGATTAGGAGAGATTTTGTATCGGAACGGTATCCTATT GACAAATGTTCATTACACTTTTCTGAAAATGCTCTTGTATTTTGTGGCATTGATGGGGGTGATAGTCATTTATCACTTCTGGAGGCTGCACAGACTAAATCAACAAACAAAAGAGATAAAAGGCTTACCATCGCTACCCTTCATTGGCAATGCCTACTTACTTCTGGGTCTCAAAAAAGCTC AGATGACAACAAAAGTGAACGAAATTATATCAGCTCATGGAAGTATCTTAAGATTTTGGATGGGACCATTCCTTTGGATAGTTGTGTCAGAGCCGAATTACTTGGAA GCAATTATGACAAGCGAATACGCAACTAACAAGAGCGAATCTTATCAATTCTTCAGATTTCAAGCAGACGGAATTTTCATTGCTTCAG GACAAAACTGGAGGAGATTACGGAAAATTGTGTTACCATCTTTTCATCAACGGCTGATGAGAAACTACTTCAATGTTTTCAAGAAAGAGAGCCGATTGTTCACTAGTCTattggagaaggaggtggataAGGGAACTTTCGATATGCACGATTACGTATCGAAATTTACAATGGATATTCTGTGTG GTACCTTGATGGGAGTAGAAAGTAGAGAGCAAACAGATGGAAATATGGAGTTCGCCAAGAACCTTCAATT ATCAACGGTGATAATAAAAGAAAGACATTACAAATTCCACCTTGGCTTCGACTTCATCTACAAGATGACTGATGGTGCGAAGAAGGAGgctcaatacaatacaaatctTCACAATTATGTTATTAAA aTAATCAATCAACGTAAGAAACtcatgaatgaattgaaagacAAGAAggctgatgataattatgatg ATGACGATCTAGGAAGACCATCTTATCTAGATTTGATGCTGAGTCAGTATGAAGGATTATCTGATAAGGAGATTGCAATCAAGATCACTGACATGTTCATTGCA GGCTCTGACACGACTGCAATAGCCATCAGTTACTCCTTCTTATTAATGGGCATGTATCCAGAAGTACAAGAAAAAGTCTACAGAGAAGTGATCGATGTCATGGAGTATGGAgactttgaaattgaaaaactatcAAGACTACACTACTTGGAAATGGTCATCAAAGAAGTTCTGCGGTTATATACAATACCATGTGTGGTACGGAAGCTTGAGAAAGAATTGAAGATTG GTTCGACAGTGTTCCCAGCAGGAACCAGAGCTCTGTTGAGTCTCTATGCAGTTCACAGGAATCCTAAATACTGGTCAAATCCTCTCGAGTTCCACCCAGATCACTTCCTACCAGAAAATGTGTCAGCCAGACCAAAATACAGCTACATACCTTTCAACATGGGACCTAGGAATTGTCCTG
- the LOC111051817 gene encoding 28S ribosomal protein S21, mitochondrial, which translates to MGFKHARFVARTVLVRNGNVDEAVKNLNRILGREGVFEQWRRIQTYEKPFQMRRRVNYEKCRAIYNEDMDRKIAFVMRKNRVDPFPGCI; encoded by the exons ATGGGATTTAAACATGCTAGATTTGTAGCTCGCACAGTTCTAGTTCGTAACGGCAATGTTGATGAAGCAGTGAAAAACTTGAACCG AATTCTTGGAAGAGAAGGCGTTTTCGAGCAATGGAGAAGGATTCAAACTTATGAGAAACCTTTCCAG ATGAGGCGAAGAGTCAACTATGAGAAGTGCAGAGCTATTTACAATGAAGATATGGACCGTAAAATTGCCTTCGTCATGAGAAAAAACAGAGTTGATCCGTTTCCCGGTTGTATTTAA